The Anolis carolinensis isolate JA03-04 chromosome 1, rAnoCar3.1.pri, whole genome shotgun sequence genome window below encodes:
- the noxred1 gene encoding NADP-dependent oxidoreductase domain-containing protein 1 isoform X1, which yields MADIMVNLKAFQPDNGAETSDLALRLKCRAKGLTINACAHALFFCKLLQATRQKEKKKEDVSAFPQASEDNHSLNFGIIGAGHIGNQLAKTFLQLGGISYKNIQISTRRPETLSEFHMVGVKCFYNNRQLVSWADVIFLCCLPSQLQHICSEIRDAIQNQCIIYSLVTGIPLTRLKQLLSFNSILRPQYKFVETDLFDIWLASRTVVEALNDPAVIQATCPCNPIREVVVNREWLAATFYAALNSYTMQGLTYAKTLLLFTDVCFPDDNTLLFCENFINPTFASSLAPDDSFPWFDLTTVQLKESPFGHLLATDKFFQDNIASLYCNILAVRFSKTNEDSMAVPFKKPSLSALLLNPTKSLTWGFAATCKSKVVETSSTDSEET from the exons ATGGCAGATATTATGGTGAACCTGAAAGCATTTCAGCCAGATAATGGGGCAGAGACTAGTGACCTTGCGCTGCGTCTGAAATGTCGTGCCAAAGGCCTGACCATCAATGCTTGTGCCCATGCACTCTTCTTCTGCAAACTGCTCCAAGCCACCAG gcagaaagagaagaaaaaggaggatgtGTCTGCTTTCCCTCAAGCATCGGAGGACAACCATAGCTTGAATTTTGGGATTATTGGTGCAGGCCATATTGGGAATCAGCTTGCCAAGACCTTCCTACAATTGGGTGGAATTTCATATAAGAACATCCAGATCTCTACAAGGCGGCCAGAAACTCTGT CAGAATTTCATATGGTGGGAGTTAAGTGCTTTTACAACAATAGGCAACTTGTAAGCTGGGCAGATGTTATATTTCTCTGCTGTCTTCCATCTCAGCTTCAACACATTTGCTCAGAAATTCGAGATGCAATCCAAAACCAATGTATTATATACAGTCTCGTCACAGGGATCCCTCTAACCAG GCTGAAGCAACTTCTTTCTTTTAACTCAATCTTAAGGCCACAATACAAATTTGTGGAAACTGATCTTTTTGACATCTGGTTAGCAAGCAGAACAGTTGTGGAAGCCCTCAACGATCCAGCTGTTATCCAGGCAACATGTCCCTGTAACCCAATAA GAGAAGTTGTTGTCAATAGGGAATGGCTGGCAGCGACATTCTATGCAGCTCTGAACAGCTACACGATGCAGGGTTTGACCTATGCAAAGACCCTGCTTTTATTTACTGATGTGTGCTTTCCTGATGATAATACACTGCTGTTTTGTGAAAACTTTATCAACCCAACCTTTGCCTCCTCCCTGGCACCTGATGA TTCCTTCCCTTGGTTTGACTTGACAACTGTTCAGCTAAAAGAATCACCTTTTGGGCACCTTCTTGCAACAGATAAATTTTTTCAGGACAACATTgcttcattgtattgtaacataCTGGCAGTCAGATTCTCCAAAACTAATGAAGATTCCATGGCTGTTCCCTTCAAAAAGCCTTCTCTTTCAGCTCTCCTGCTAAATCCCACCAAATCTTTGACCTGGGGATTTGCTGCAACTTGTAAAAGCAAAGTAGTAGAGACATCAAGTACTGATTCTGAAGAGACTTAA
- the noxred1 gene encoding NADP-dependent oxidoreductase domain-containing protein 1 isoform X2 produces MSCQRPDHQCLCPCTLLLQTAPSHQKEKKKEDVSAFPQASEDNHSLNFGIIGAGHIGNQLAKTFLQLGGISYKNIQISTRRPETLSEFHMVGVKCFYNNRQLVSWADVIFLCCLPSQLQHICSEIRDAIQNQCIIYSLVTGIPLTRLKQLLSFNSILRPQYKFVETDLFDIWLASRTVVEALNDPAVIQATCPCNPIREVVVNREWLAATFYAALNSYTMQGLTYAKTLLLFTDVCFPDDNTLLFCENFINPTFASSLAPDDSFPWFDLTTVQLKESPFGHLLATDKFFQDNIASLYCNILAVRFSKTNEDSMAVPFKKPSLSALLLNPTKSLTWGFAATCKSKVVETSSTDSEET; encoded by the exons ATGTCGTGCCAAAGGCCTGACCATCAATGCTTGTGCCCATGCACTCTTCTTCTGCAAACTGCTCCAAGCCACCAG aaagagaagaaaaaggaggatgtGTCTGCTTTCCCTCAAGCATCGGAGGACAACCATAGCTTGAATTTTGGGATTATTGGTGCAGGCCATATTGGGAATCAGCTTGCCAAGACCTTCCTACAATTGGGTGGAATTTCATATAAGAACATCCAGATCTCTACAAGGCGGCCAGAAACTCTGT CAGAATTTCATATGGTGGGAGTTAAGTGCTTTTACAACAATAGGCAACTTGTAAGCTGGGCAGATGTTATATTTCTCTGCTGTCTTCCATCTCAGCTTCAACACATTTGCTCAGAAATTCGAGATGCAATCCAAAACCAATGTATTATATACAGTCTCGTCACAGGGATCCCTCTAACCAG GCTGAAGCAACTTCTTTCTTTTAACTCAATCTTAAGGCCACAATACAAATTTGTGGAAACTGATCTTTTTGACATCTGGTTAGCAAGCAGAACAGTTGTGGAAGCCCTCAACGATCCAGCTGTTATCCAGGCAACATGTCCCTGTAACCCAATAA GAGAAGTTGTTGTCAATAGGGAATGGCTGGCAGCGACATTCTATGCAGCTCTGAACAGCTACACGATGCAGGGTTTGACCTATGCAAAGACCCTGCTTTTATTTACTGATGTGTGCTTTCCTGATGATAATACACTGCTGTTTTGTGAAAACTTTATCAACCCAACCTTTGCCTCCTCCCTGGCACCTGATGA TTCCTTCCCTTGGTTTGACTTGACAACTGTTCAGCTAAAAGAATCACCTTTTGGGCACCTTCTTGCAACAGATAAATTTTTTCAGGACAACATTgcttcattgtattgtaacataCTGGCAGTCAGATTCTCCAAAACTAATGAAGATTCCATGGCTGTTCCCTTCAAAAAGCCTTCTCTTTCAGCTCTCCTGCTAAATCCCACCAAATCTTTGACCTGGGGATTTGCTGCAACTTGTAAAAGCAAAGTAGTAGAGACATCAAGTACTGATTCTGAAGAGACTTAA
- the vipas39 gene encoding spermatogenesis-defective protein 39 homolog: MNRMKVDEEEYWHSSKCKAFTFDDEDDELFQLKESKRAVNSLRDIVDDDDDLEKITWSGEPVGSISWSIKETASSNSITSEGRDVSLQKGSSGVPKQASSYSLSSFFKGRNKHGSFQSLSDALTDTGFKNYAPELRRPKADYKDYSSDWSPKDTVRRLQRGKVCSLERFRSLQDKLLLLDEAVAIHDGNVITAILVFLKRTLKKEILFRELELRQVALRHLIHFLKETGDQKLLLDLLRFLDRTEEVALTQYREHLNIADAEKRKDFLKGCIGLSFSSDDAAHVQDHYTLLERQIIIEANDKHLESAGQTEIFRKYPRKASILNMPLVTTLFYSCFYHYTEAEGTFSSPANLKKTFKIPDKQFVLTALAARAKLRAWHDVDALFTTKNWLGYTKKRAPIGFHRVVEILQRNNAPVQVLQEYVRLVEDIEMKLNLAVKYKCHDVVIDTYRDLKDRVQLMAYRCKVERGSPAEEKIDSILNNLQIRWKN; the protein is encoded by the exons ATGAACAGAATGAAGGTTGATGAGGAAGAATATTGGCACAGTTCCAAATGTAAGGCTTTCACTTTTGATGATGAGGACGATGAGCTCTTTCAG CTGAAGGAATCCAAGCGAGCAGTGAACAGCCTCCGAGATATTGTagacgatgatgatgatcttgAGAAGATCACCTGGAGTGGGGAGCCTGTGGGCA GCATTTCTTGGTCCATCAAAGAGACTGCCTCTAGCAACAGTATTACCTCTGAAGGAAGAGATGTAAGTCTACAAAAGGGCTCTTCTGGAGTTCCCAAACAAGCCTCCTCTTACTCACTGAGCAGCTTTTTCAAAG gAAGGAACAAACATGGAAGTTTTCAGTCACTTTCAGATG CTCTTACAGACACGGGATTTAAAAATTATGCCCCAGAACTGCGCAGGCCAAAAGCAGATTACAAG GATTACAGCAGTGACTGGAGCCCTAAAGACACAGTAAGACGGCTGCAGAGAGGGAAG GTCTGCTCCCTCGAAAGGTTTCGCTCTTTGCAAGACAAGTTGCTGCTGCTGGATGAAGCTGTTGCAATACACGATGGGAATGTCATTACAGCC ATTCTAGTATTTCTGAAGAGGACTTTGAAGAAAG AGATCTTATTTAGAGAGCTTGAACTACGGCAGGTGGCTTTGCGCCATTTAATACATTTTCTGAAAGAAACGGGGGACCAAAAACTCCTCTTGGACTTGTTAAG gTTCCTGGACAGGACTGAGGAAGTTGCT CTGACACAATACCGTGAACACTTGAATATTGCAGATGCAGAGAAACGAAAAGATTTTCTGAAAGGTTGCATTGG GTTGTCATTTTCATCTGACGACGCTGCTCATGTACAAGATCATTATACACTCCTAGAAAGGCAAATCATTATTGAG GCAAATGATAAGCATTTAGAGTCAGCTGGACAGACGGAGATATTTCGAAAATACCCTCGCAAGGCCTCAATCCTAAACATGCCGCTGGTCACCACGCTGTTCTACTCCTGCTTCTACCATTATACGGAGGCAGAG GGCACCTTCAGTAGTCCTGCAAACTTGAAGAAAACCTTTAAG ATTCCAGACAAACAGTTTGTGTTGACAGCCCTGGCGGCTCGTGCCAAACTGCGAGCTTGGCATGATGTGGATGCTTTGTTCACCACTAAG AACTGGCTGGGTTACACCAAAAAAAGAGCTCCTATTGGTTTCCACCGGGTGGTGGAGATCTTACAGCGAAACAATGCTCCGGTGCAG GTTCTACAGGAATATGTGCGCCTAGTGGAAGACATAGAGATGAAACTGAACCTGGCTGTAAAATACAAGTGCCATGATGTGGTTATAGAT acatacagagacCTGAAGGACCGTGTCCAGTTGATGGCATATAGATGTAAAGTTGAGCGGGGATCTCCAGCAGAGGAGAAGATTGATAGCATCCTCAACAACCTG CAAATCCGATGGAAGAATTGA